One window from the genome of Desulfobacterales bacterium encodes:
- a CDS encoding transposase has translation MKKNNTDLFFTYTVINNPVTTYKNSKRGRPSADSEKEKIAEVNDHFSVQHELDKDAFEKALSQCGDYPLLTNKPSDKLSIEKAMLAHKSQYKCEHTFRRAKGPYSIEPIYLHTPERIEAFLFLFKITLQMLVIIERTARNNIDNRNRGLDRFMPNKKDIRNPRSEFMLKEFEDIVQGQIPLPDGDSCGFVSELNDLQKDILSILDVRLHYYDYQHLIDSS, from the coding sequence TTGAAGAAAAACAACACAGACTTATTTTTCACCTACACCGTAATCAACAATCCGGTCACCACCTATAAGAACAGCAAACGCGGCAGGCCATCGGCAGACTCTGAAAAGGAAAAGATAGCTGAAGTCAATGACCATTTCAGCGTTCAACATGAACTTGACAAAGATGCTTTCGAAAAAGCTCTCTCCCAGTGCGGCGATTATCCGCTTCTAACCAACAAGCCCTCAGATAAACTGAGCATCGAGAAAGCTATGCTGGCTCACAAGAGCCAATACAAGTGCGAGCACACCTTCCGCCGGGCAAAGGGGCCTTACAGCATTGAGCCCATCTACCTGCATACCCCTGAGCGAATAGAAGCATTTTTGTTCCTCTTCAAAATCACTTTGCAGATGTTGGTGATCATCGAGAGAACCGCCAGGAATAATATCGACAACCGAAACCGGGGATTGGATAGATTTATGCCAAACAAAAAGGATATCCGTAATCCGCGCAGCGAGTTTATGCTGAAAGAGTTCGAAGATATCGTCCAGGGACAAATACCGCTACCTGACGGAGATAGCTGTGGCTTTGTATCCGAACTTAATGATCTTCAAAAAGATATTCTCTCCATCCTGGACGTTCGACTTCACTACTATGACTACCAGCATCTGATAGATTCAAGCTGA
- a CDS encoding DUF4277 domain-containing protein, with protein sequence MIPPVIKNVQTQAVGFAPILHRYFDQCGIQRIINDQVEPNLRRKIFTLSQAAMAMVSGILFQVMQLYRICKFAAEKTVLNVMLPNIAPEEFFDDRLANTLDAIFSYGIGELELAITRNMIEVF encoded by the coding sequence TTGATACCACCAGTTATCAAAAATGTCCAAACACAAGCGGTTGGATTTGCACCGATCCTGCACCGTTATTTTGATCAATGTGGGATCCAGCGCATCATAAATGATCAGGTTGAGCCGAATCTAAGAAGGAAAATCTTCACCCTTAGCCAAGCTGCCATGGCTATGGTTTCCGGCATACTGTTTCAGGTCATGCAACTATATCGAATTTGCAAATTTGCCGCAGAAAAAACCGTGCTCAACGTGATGCTACCCAATATTGCGCCCGAAGAGTTCTTCGACGACCGGCTTGCCAATACCCTGGATGCCATATTTTCTTATGGAATCGGGGAGCTCGAACTGGCTATCACCCGGAATATGATCGAGGTGTTTTAA